In one window of Fragaria vesca subsp. vesca unplaced genomic scaffold, FraVesHawaii_1.0 scf0513155, whole genome shotgun sequence DNA:
- the LOC101298483 gene encoding uncharacterized protein LOC101298483, giving the protein MPPRRRTQRAPPVGDDMSAQEGMLGAFEQIVNQFAATMNPQPSPDFSIKKTKENGAEKFSTAKDPIEAQEWIETMERVFTRMSVPEDRKVFVAVQWLHGPAWHWWVGITRDYGDAPHMTWDEFKAHFNDRYYSRAHLHRMQDQFMNLQKGDMSVLEFEQHFLARAHHVPDLVRDEPDKIYRFVRGLGGEYQEKMQAVLYPRFSNAVAAALNIETSQMGSRPRDFGGPSQGPSKRAASTSGSGSSVGSGRSSSSGHSARPRLRGSQRFARGFAGRRPFSQFRGGSSGGHSGQSGQYGQYQPVGCFECGEPGHFKRDCPRLAQGVAPTFYQTAGQTSVGVSSSGSRASSAVRGGPQRGRGQ; this is encoded by the coding sequence atgcctcctagacGGCGAACACAGAGAGCTCCTCCTGTGGGGGATGATATGAGTGCACAAGAGGGTATGCTGGGAGCGTTTGAGCAGATTGTTAACCAGTTTGCTGCAACAATGAACCCTCAGCCCTCGCCTGATTTTAGCATTAAGAAAACCAAGGAAAATGGTGCTGAGAAGTTTTCTACAGCCAAGGATCCCATTGAGGCCCAGGAGTGGATTGAGACTATGGAGAGAGTGTTTACTAGGATGAGTGTTCCTGAAGATCGTAAGGTATTTGTGGCAGTGCAATGGTTGCACGGTCCTGCATGGCATTGGTGGGTCGGTATTACTAGAGATTATGGGGATGCTCCTCACATGACTTGGGATGAGTTCAaggcccatttcaatgatcgTTACTATAGTCGAGCTCATCTCCATAGGATGCAGGATCAGTTTATGAATTTGCAGAAAGGAGATATGTCAGTCTTGGAGTTTGAGCAGCACTTCCTTGCTAGAGCTCATCATGTTCCTGACTTGGTTCGAGATGAGCCGGATAAGATTTACAGGTTTGTTCGGGGACTTGGGGGTGAGTATCAGGAAAAGATGCAAGCAGTGTTGTATCCGAGATTTAGTAATGCAGTTGCGGCAGCTTTGAATATTGAGACCTCACAAATGGGTAGCCGACCCCGAGACTTTGGTGGCCCTAGTCAGGGACCGTCAAAGAGAGCAGCATCCACATCCGGTTCCGGATCTTCTGTGGGTAGTGGTCGTAGTAGTAGCTCTGGTCATTCAGCTCGACCTAGACTCAGAGGTAGCCAGAGATTTGCTAGGGGATTTGCAGGCAGACGCCCCTTTAGTCAGTTTAGGGGTGGTAGTAGTGGAGGCCACAGTGGTCAGTCAGGTCAGTATGGTCAGTATCAGCCAGTTGGGTGTTTCGAGTGTGGCGAGCCAGGTCACTTTAAGAGAGATTGTCCCCGTTTGGCTCAGGGGGTCGCGCCTACATTTTATCAGACTGCAGGTCAGACTTCAGTTGGTGTTTCTAGCAGTGGCTCACGTGCTAGTTCGGCAGTTAGAGGGGGTCCCCAGCGGGGTAGAGGTCAGTGA